In the Ornithinimicrobium pratense genome, GCCGACGACGCCGCGCCGATGACCTGGCGGCTGCGCAAGGAGACGGCCGGGTCCGGTGCGCTCGGCGACCTCGGCTCGCACGCCGTCGACCAGCTGCATGCCATCCTCGGCGAGCCGGTAACCAGCGTGCGCGGCGAGCTGCGCACCTTCGTGCCCCGGCGGCCGGGCCCTGACGGGCCCGAGGAGGTGACCGTCGACGACGCCGCCTGGGCGACACTGCATACCGCGTCCGGGGTGGTGGCCAGCCTGGAGGTGAGCCGGGTCGCGACCGGCCGCAAGAACGCCCTCCAGGTCGAGGTCTACGGCACGAGCGGGTCGCTGCGCTTCGACCTGGAGCGGCTCAACGAACTGGTGCTGCACGAGAGCACCGGCTCGGCGACCGACGGCCCCAAGCAGATCCTCGTCACCGAGCCTGAGCACCCCTACGTGGACGCCTGGTGGCCGCCCGGGCACACGCTGGGCTGGGACTCCACCTTCACCGCACAGGCCGCGGACCTGCTGCGGGCGATCACCGGCGGGGGAGAGCTGCTGCCGAGCTTCGCCGACGGGCTGTCCGTCCAGCGGGTCCTGGCGGCGATCGAGGCCAGCCACGCGGCCGGGGGCGTGACCACGCCGACCGGCAACGAGGAGACGCTGGACGCCTGCCCGCCCACCGCCTACCCCTGATCCTGACCCGACGAAGGAGACATGATGGCCAAGACGTTCACCCTCTTTACCGGCCAGTGGGCCGACCTGACGCTGGAGGAGGTCGCTGAGCTCGCCGCAGGCTGGGGTTATGACGGGCTGGAGATCGCGGTCTCCGGCGAGCACCTGGACGCCTGGCGCTGGGATGACGACGAGTATGTCGAGGGCAGACTGGAGATCCTGCGCCGCCATGGCCTGGGGGTCTGGGCGATCTCCAACCACCTCAAGGGCCAGGCGGTCTGCGATGACCCCATCGACGAGCGACACAAGGCCATCGTCGGCCCACGGGTCTGGGGCGACGGCGACCCCGAGGGCGTGCGGCAGCGGGCCGCGGAAGAGCTGAAGCTCACCGCCAGGCTTGCGCAGAAGCTGGGGGTCAAGACCGTCGTCGGCTTCACCGGCTCCTCGATCTGGCAGTACATCGCGATGTTCCCGCCCGTCCCCGCTGAGCGCATCGAGGCCGGTTATCAGGACTTCGCCGACCGGTGGAACCCGATCCTCGACGTCTTCGATGAGTGCGGGGTGCGGTTCGCCCACGAGGTGCACCCCAGCGAGATCGCCTACGACTACTGGTCGACCGTCCGCACGCTTCAGGCCGTCGGGCACCGCGAGGCCTTCGGGCTCAACTGGGACCCGAGCCACATGATGTGGCAGGGCATCGACCCCGTCGGGTTCATCACCGACTTCGCCGACCGGATCTACCACGTGGACTGCAAGGACACCCGGATGCGGATGGGCGGCGGCCGCAACGGCATCTTGTCCTCCCACCTGGCGTGGGGCGACCAGCGCCGCGGCTGGGACTTCGTCTCCGCCGGGCGCGGTGACGTGCCCTGGGAGGACTGCTTCCGCGCGCTGGCCCATGCCGGCTACGACGGCCCGGTCTCGGTGGAGTGGGAGGACGCGTCGATGGACCGGCTGCACGGTGCGCCCGAGGCGCTGGCCTACCTCAGGCGGTTCGACTACCCGACAGCCACGACCTCCTTCGACTCCGCGTTCAGCCAGGAGTAGCGGTCAGCCCGCGGCGGTGCGCAGCTTGTCCAGGAGCGGCTTGGCGCACTCGGCCAGGAACTGGTCCTGGCTCTGGCCGCCGACCTGCACCATGGCGATGTCGGTGAAGCCCGCCTCCCAGTAGGGGCGGACCGCCTCGACGATCGCGTCCAGGTCGGGCCCGCAGGGGATCTGCTCGGCCACGTCCTCGGGCCGGACGAACTGGGTCGCCCCCGCGAAGCCGGCTGTCGTCGGCAGGTCGGCGTTGACGGCCCAGCCGCCGGCGAACCAGCGGAACTGCTCGTGCGCCCGCTCGACCGCGCGCTGCTCGTCGGGGTCCCAACAGATCGGGATCTGGCCGATCGCGCGGGCCGGCCCGCCCTGACCGATCCGCGGGGCGCCGTCCGTGTCGTTCCACTGCTGGAAGTACTCGCGGGAGGGCTCGGTCGCGATGAGGTGGTCGGCCAGCGGCGCGAACCGGGCTATGGCCTCCTGGCCGCCGACCGCTACGGCGATGTCGACCCCCTCCTCGGGCAGGTCCCAGACCCGGGCCGAGGGCACGTCGAAGTACTCGCCCCGGTGCTCGACCAGCTCAC is a window encoding:
- a CDS encoding Gfo/Idh/MocA family protein; the encoded protein is MAAGAPEPLGVAVVGYSFMGKAHSNAWRNVAAFYPDVPPVRMQVLVGRDADAVGQAARRYGWAEAATDWRAVVERDDIDIVDVCTPGHLHAEVALAALAAGKHVIVEKPLANTVAESEALVEAARQEGAGRTMLAHNYRRVPALALARSLVAEGRIGRVREVRLAYLQDWLADDAAPMTWRLRKETAGSGALGDLGSHAVDQLHAILGEPVTSVRGELRTFVPRRPGPDGPEEVTVDDAAWATLHTASGVVASLEVSRVATGRKNALQVEVYGTSGSLRFDLERLNELVLHESTGSATDGPKQILVTEPEHPYVDAWWPPGHTLGWDSTFTAQAADLLRAITGGGELLPSFADGLSVQRVLAAIEASHAAGGVTTPTGNEETLDACPPTAYP
- a CDS encoding sugar phosphate isomerase/epimerase family protein, which translates into the protein MAKTFTLFTGQWADLTLEEVAELAAGWGYDGLEIAVSGEHLDAWRWDDDEYVEGRLEILRRHGLGVWAISNHLKGQAVCDDPIDERHKAIVGPRVWGDGDPEGVRQRAAEELKLTARLAQKLGVKTVVGFTGSSIWQYIAMFPPVPAERIEAGYQDFADRWNPILDVFDECGVRFAHEVHPSEIAYDYWSTVRTLQAVGHREAFGLNWDPSHMMWQGIDPVGFITDFADRIYHVDCKDTRMRMGGGRNGILSSHLAWGDQRRGWDFVSAGRGDVPWEDCFRALAHAGYDGPVSVEWEDASMDRLHGAPEALAYLRRFDYPTATTSFDSAFSQE